ACGGTCCCGGCCAGGCTGTAGCCGCGGGGGTGGAGCCGGCCCTGGCGGCCCCGGATCGCCTCGAGGGTGGGCCCGATGCCGGCCTCACGCAGCCGGGCGACACCCTTGCGAATGAGTCCCCCGGCGCGCTCGATCCGCGCGCCGAGCGTGGCCGGCGCCCCCAGCCCGACGGTCTCCGTCCCCGGGCTGATCAGGGAGAAGGCGCTCTGGACGAGGACACCCCCGGGCGGGCACTGGGGGGGCGGCACCTCCTCGACCACCACCGCCCCTTTCACGTCGACGAAGACCTGGCGCATCCTCGGTCACTTCGGGTCCGGCGGGACGGCCCGCCCGGCGTCAGCCCCCCGGTTGATAGCGCACCTTCAGCAATGCCGGCGGCCCCGTCACGCCCCGGGTGTTCGTCGCCCGGACCCAGATCACGTTCACGCCGGGCTGGAGCTTCCACCAGAACGGGCCCAGCTGGATCTCCCAGCCGAGGGGAGGATCGGTCCACGCGACCTCGTACCCCCCGAAGTCGAAGACGTTGGTCTGGACCTCCAGCGCGAGGAGGTCGTCGGCGATCCGCGCGGGGGTGATCCGGACCTGGTTGAGGCGCGCGTACGCCGTGGCGGCCTGAGCGGTGGTCCTTCGGGTCAGCGGCGCCGGCCACCGCTCGGTGTAGGGATCCTCCCACTCGACCATGTCCTCCCAGCGGTCGAAGGGGTTCTCCGGATGTGTCAGGTGGTCGGCCTTGAGGTGCCACCGGAGGTGGTAAAAGAGCGCGACGTAGTCGATCGAGTACGGGTCCGGATGACCCTCCTGTACCGCACCCAGCACCATCGTCGGCGTGCCCGTGTTCCCCAGGACCAGGGCGTCGTGCACCTCGAGCGCGCTGAGCGGGATCCCGGCACGCTCGAAGTGGAGGTTGTAGTCGGCGTCGAGCAGGACCCACTTGTTGTAGTCGTTCGACCAGGCCTCGACCAGAAAGTGCGCCAGGGGATTTTCCTGAGTGCCGACCTCGATGTAGCGAGCCGGCACCCCGAAGGAGGCCAGCGACTGGAGGAGCACCATCGAGTACTGGCCACAGAACCCCCCCGTGATGCCGCTCCGGATCCAGTCGAGGATCGTCAGCGCGTCCCACGGCGGATAGGGGTCCGGCCAGCCGATCGGAAACTGCGCCGCCACCCAGTCCTTGAGGCGCAGGATGGCCTCCCATTCCGAGGCCGCGCCCGCCACGACGGCGTCCAGACCCTCCCGGTCCCGCAGCTCGGCGAGGCGCGGGGCCTCGAACGGCTCGAAGCGGAACGGGAGCCCGGGGGCGATGACGCCGTTCCGGCTCTCGATGACCTCGACCCGCCCCGTGAACCCGGTGGTGACGACCCAGATGGCCAGGAGGACGAGCGCGCGGCTCACCGTCCGCTCTCCGAGGGCCCTCGCGTGCCCGCGGCGAGCTGGAAGCGCCGCTCGAGCGGAAGCGGGGCGTCGGCGGCCGTGTAGATCGCCACCGGCGCCGGCTCCTTCACCCCGTAGCGCGGCGACACCCAGCCGGAGCGCAGCTCGACCTCGAGGCCGTGGCCGGGCTCCGGCACGAGCCACGCGGTCAGCCCCTCGGGGCCGGCGACGCGCACCGTGCCGTCCGCCTCGGCCCGCACCGCGAGCCCGACGTCGAAGTGGAAGGACCAGGCGACGTGGTGGCGCCCGGGCCCCGTGAGGCGGTCCCGCACGGACACCGTGCCGGTGCGCTTGTCGAGCTCGAGCCGCCGGCGGTGCGTGACCGGGGCGGGCAGGCGGCGGTAGCCGACGTGCTCGGCGTCGAGACGGCTCATGGCCTCGGTGTCCTCCCAGGCGAGCGCGCGCGGGTCGGCGTCCCGGCCCAGCGCGAACAGCGCCTCCGGATCGAGCACATTGATCTCCTCGCCATCCACGGTCACCGTGTTGTGGGCCGCCGAGGACCGGAACCAGTTCCGCCACCGCGGGTCGGCCGAGTACGTGTAGGTCCCCGGGTCCACCAGGATGCGCCGTCCCCCCGCCCACCACTCGAAGCTCAGGGTGTCGTTGTGCCGGTGGCCCCCGTACCCGCCGAGGCCCACGACCCCGAGGCTCACGAGGGCCCCGGCCCCTCGGCCGCGCATGATGTACACCCCGCCGACCGGAAAGGCCCGCGACCCCGGCTCCGCCGGCGGGACCGCCTCTCCCGGGACGGGCTCCGCCCCGTAGCCCCAGCGGAAGAGGAGCCAGACGGCCGCCTCGTGAGGCTCCCCCCCGAGGGGTCCGAGGTCGTCCCGCTCGAGGAGACCAGCCCCCACGGCGAGCACCTCTCGGTGGTCCCGGGGATTGGCGGGGCCCAGCGGGTGAAGGGCGCCGTCGTCCCCGTCCCCGAGAGCAGGGGCCGTGCCGTCCGGACGCGTGTAATATCGCACGAATTCCAGCATGTTCCCAAGGATCTCGGCGTTGTCGGGCCCCAGGACCGCCGAGACGGGGGCCCGCCCGCGCGGGGGGCGCGGGCCTCCCGGAAGGCCGAGCCCGAGCCGGGCGGCGTTGAGGAGGGCCAGCGCGGTGGCCGAGAGATAGAGCTCGGTGACCAGGCGGTGATAGCCGGTGGCGCTCTCCTGGCTCACGCCGTCCGCGAAGACCTGGAGCGGAAGCTCGGCCCGCAGCTCGCCGAGGGCCAGCTCGGCCCACGCCCGCCCCTCCGCCGTGTCATGAAAGAGGACGCCGAGGTAGAGCAGCCCGACCAGGTCGGCGAGGTAATGGTTGTTGCGCTGGACGGGGTTCCACTCGAGGTTCTCGCGAAGGAAGCGCCCGTGCCAGAAGAGGCTCCCGAGGACCGGGAGCCAGCTCACCGGCGGGACGCCGGGGGCGCGGCCGACGAGACCGAGCGCCAGCGTCCAGTTCACGGCCCGGATGGCCACGTCCATCGGGCACTCCCAGTTCACGCCCCACTCGACCGGGTTCTCCCGGACCCAGTGCGCGAGCTGGGCCCGGACCTCCTCGACGTAGCGCGCGCCGCGCACGGGATCGCCCTCCTCGAACGCCCACCAGGCCGCCTGCCCCAGGCGCAGGAGATGGTGGCCGCGGCTCAGCTCGCGGGGCACCTTCACGTCCGAGGCGTCGGTGAGGTCCACCGGGACGATCTCCGTGTAATGCCGCCGCGGCCAGGCCCGGCCCGACTTGAAGTCGCGATGCCAGTCGATCTCGGGGCCGAGATCCGTCGGTCCCGAGCCCAGGAGGTCGAACCGGTGGAGGAGGAGGGCCTCGGCCGCGCGGCGGGTCCGCTCCGCGCTTTCCGGCGACCGCGCCGCCAGGCGCCCGAGGAGGGCGCCGCGGTCCTCCCAGCCGAAGAAGAAGCGCTCCCCGGCGGCGCGCAGGAGGGACTCGGCCAGGGCGTGGTCGGCGCCGGTCCAGCCGAAGAGCGCCCGGAACTCCGGCTCGGTGAACGTGCGGGGCCGCAGCAGCGCCCGGTACTTCCGCAGCTTGCGCCGGGCCAGGCGGTCCACGCGGCCCCCGACCCGGCGGAAGAGCTCCGTGGATGGCAGGGCGCGCGCTCGGCGGTAGACCCGCCGAGCGGCGTCGAGCGTGAGCTTCACGGTCTGCCGGAAACCTCTTTCACCCTCACTAGCGACACGCCGAGCCGCCGAACTCTGACTACCACCGGGCCGGGGATGCGTCCGGAGCACGCTCCCCGCGCCGCCAGAACGAAGTCCGCCTCGCGTGCATTTTCGATCAGCGCGAAGTTCCCCGGAAAGAAGTAATCCGAGGACACGATCTTCGAGCATACGGCGATCCGGTAGGGCCTCTCGGACGAGAGACCGGGGGCTCGCTCCTTCACATGGACCGCGAGGCGCCTGATCGCTTCGTTGTAGGCGTCCTCCGGAGGCCAGAGCTCCTGGTAGCCATAGAGACCCAGGACCACGGCCAGGGCGACACCGGGTATCGCCGCCGCCACCGTCCGGCCCGGGGACGCGGCGCCCAGCCGGACCAGCCGGGCACCGAGCCACTCGCGCGCCCGACTCGCCGATCGCACCAGCACCCAGGCGGCCGAGAGCGCCAGAAGCGGAAAGGTGGGAATGATGAATCGACCCTCGTCCGGCATGACGGTGAGGCCGAACAGAAACGGGAAGGTGGCCGTGGCCACCGCCACCAAGAGGACATGCCCCCGACCCAGCGCGAGCCGGACAAGCCCGAGCGCGGCGGCGACGGTGACGAGCGACCCGAGGCGCGACGACCAGAATCGCCAGACCCACAGCGCGCCATCGCCATACCGCCTCGCCACCTCGCGCGGCGTGTGGAGACCAAACACGTACTCGAAGGCCGTTACGTCCGACCCGGTGAACACGTTCTGGACGATGGCCTCCCTCGACGGGAATCCCGGCCGGCCGGCGAACTCCATGTTTCGATGGCTTTTCGCATGAACGTTGACACTGTAGAACGGGTCGCCGAATTCCCGGGCGCTGTAGGCGAGGTAGGGGGTGACCAGCCCCAGCCCGACCAGCCCCCCGGCCGCGGCCCTGGCCACCGTCGCTCGCCATCCCCGACGCTCCGCCGTGATGTCGACCAGTGCCCGATCGGCCAGTAGGGCCACGGCGGGCAGGACCCCCGTGAAGCGAATGAGGGCCAACCCGCCGCCGAGGAGCCCGGCCGTCACCCAGCGCGAGACGCCCTTGGCGCGGGGGACCGCAAAGAGGGTCACCAGGAGCCCCAGCAGCAAGGCCGTCGAGACCTCTTCCCGCAAGCCGCGGACGCTCTGGAACACGAGCTCCCGGTTCACCGCCAGGAGTCCGGCCGCCACCAGCCCGACGCCCCGGCCATAGAGGGCGGCCCCCAGCACGTATGTGATCCCTACCACCAGAATGGACGCGCCGACCGACAACCGGCGAACCACGTCCGGAGCGTTCCCCCAGACCCAGGTCACGCCCTTGATCAGCCAGATGTACGGCGGCCCGATATGGCGAGAATCCAACGGCCCGCGCATCTCGTGGGCGATCTGGCGGAACATGACGACGTCTGGATCGAGCTCGAGGTCGCGGTACTCGCCGGCCAGCTCGAGCCGAAGGTAGAGACCGAGCGTCAGGATCGCTGCCAGGCCGAGCAGCGGCAGGAGCGATGTCGCCTGACGCGGGTCCCACGCCCGCTTGGGAGGAGGCATCCAGGGGGCGTCGGAGCCCGGGGACCCCGAGAGATCGGTCGATCGCATCGCCGCCAGAGGCACGCTAGGGGCGCCGCTCCACGATCAGGGAGACCTCGTCCTTCAAACGCTCTTCTCGCGGGACCGCGCCCGGGCTCCCGAACCTCGAGCGTGTTCCGCGGGCCGCCCGGCCAGAATAGCGCATCACGCCACGCCTCACCAGGGCGGTCCGGACGGGTCCGGGGGGGGGCAGCCGTGCCCCGATGCCGCGAGAGGCCAGCGTGGGTGTAACCGGCCTCGCCCATCGCTCGGGTCCGCGCCGGCTCGCGGATCAGCGCGAGGACGGCCTCGGCGAGCGCGCCGGCGTCCACCGGGGGCACCAGGAGCCCGGTCGCCCCGTCCTTCACCAGCTCGGCCGGCCCGCCGAGCCCGGAGGCGACCACGGGCTTGGCCAGCGCGCCGGCCTCGATCACCAGGCGGGCAAAGTGAGGGACGGTCGAGTCACGGGCGACTCGGACGGTCCGGTCCATCAGGTCGCTAGAGGTCAAGGATAACGCGGACCCGCCGTTCGACCTCTTGCATGAGATCATGTTGGAGCAGACCAATCTCGTGACGGAATGACTCGTTCGCCACCGCAATCATCTGACCGAGGAGCAGATCGCTTTCCCGCGCCAATCCGCCGTGGCCGGTCGGAATCCGCAGCCTCAGGATGCCGGGGTCTTCCACGAGGCGGCTGGTTGTTGGGACGACAACGGTGGACGGGTAGCCAGCCTCGTTGACGAAATCGGACTGGAGGACGAGCGCCGGCCTGAGCTTGCCTGGCTTTGTCTTCACCCGTGGATTGAAGTCCACGACGTAGAGGAAGCCTCGCTTGATCTGCACGAACTATTTCCGACTCGAGCGCGCGACTCCGGCGCCGGACAACTCCCGGTTTTCCTTCCGGTCGGCCGACGCACAGCGGCGCACCGACTCATGGACTTCCCGCCTCAGGCGTTCCTCGTCGGCTTTCGTCTCCAGCGCCCTCAGGGCAACCCGGATCACCTCGGACTTCGTGGGGATCCTCAGTTCCCGCCGGAGCCGCTCGATCTGTTGCTCCTCCTTCTTCGAGACCGCAATAGCTCCCATAGTTCACCTCATAATATGAATTGTTATGGGTTCTATAATATCGCAAGACGCCGACGGGATGGCCCGCACCGAGGGAACCCGGGAGCCGCGAGGCGGAGGGTCAGCCGGGCACGAGCTCCCGGTAGACGGCCACGGTCCGGGCGACCTGGGTCCGCGCGTCGAAGTGCTCGCGCGCGTGGGCGTAGCCGGCCTCGCCCATCGCCCGGGCCCGCGCCGGCTCGCGGATCAGGGCCAGGACCCCTTCCGCCAGCGCGGCCGGGTCCCGCGGGGGCACCAGGAGCCCGGTCGCCCCGTCCTTCACCAGCTCGGCCGGCCCGCCGAGCTCGGAGGCGATCACGGGCTTGGCCATCGCGCCGGCCTCGATCACCGGACGGGCGAAGTGGGGGACGGTCGAGGGGAACACCAGCACGTCGAGCGCGGCCAGGACCGCCGGGATGTCCTCACGGACCCCGGTGGCGCAGAGCGTGTCGGCCCCGAGCCCCTCCGCGCGCGCGGCCGCGTCCAGCGCCGGCCGATCCTCGGGCGCGACCCCCACCACCAGGAACCGGGCCGTGGGCGCCGACTGCCGCACCCGCGCCGCGGCAGCCAGGAACACGGGTGTTCCTTTCACGTCGCGCAGGCCCCCGACCATCCCGACCAGCGGCGCGTCCTTGGCGATTCCGAGCTCGCGCCGGACCGGGTCGCCGGAGAGCGCGCGGTCGAAGTGGGCGAAGTCCACGAAGTTGTGGATGACCCGGACCGCGGGCGACGGCATGAGCTGAGCGGCGTCGTAG
This Candidatus Methylomirabilota bacterium DNA region includes the following protein-coding sequences:
- a CDS encoding transglutaminase-like domain-containing protein — protein: MSRALVLLAIWVVTTGFTGRVEVIESRNGVIAPGLPFRFEPFEAPRLAELRDREGLDAVVAGAASEWEAILRLKDWVAAQFPIGWPDPYPPWDALTILDWIRSGITGGFCGQYSMVLLQSLASFGVPARYIEVGTQENPLAHFLVEAWSNDYNKWVLLDADYNLHFERAGIPLSALEVHDALVLGNTGTPTMVLGAVQEGHPDPYSIDYVALFYHLRWHLKADHLTHPENPFDRWEDMVEWEDPYTERWPAPLTRRTTAQAATAYARLNQVRITPARIADDLLALEVQTNVFDFGGYEVAWTDPPLGWEIQLGPFWWKLQPGVNVIWVRATNTRGVTGPPALLKVRYQPGG
- a CDS encoding alginate lyase family protein, encoding MKLTLDAARRVYRRARALPSTELFRRVGGRVDRLARRKLRKYRALLRPRTFTEPEFRALFGWTGADHALAESLLRAAGERFFFGWEDRGALLGRLAARSPESAERTRRAAEALLLHRFDLLGSGPTDLGPEIDWHRDFKSGRAWPRRHYTEIVPVDLTDASDVKVPRELSRGHHLLRLGQAAWWAFEEGDPVRGARYVEEVRAQLAHWVRENPVEWGVNWECPMDVAIRAVNWTLALGLVGRAPGVPPVSWLPVLGSLFWHGRFLRENLEWNPVQRNNHYLADLVGLLYLGVLFHDTAEGRAWAELALGELRAELPLQVFADGVSQESATGYHRLVTELYLSATALALLNAARLGLGLPGGPRPPRGRAPVSAVLGPDNAEILGNMLEFVRYYTRPDGTAPALGDGDDGALHPLGPANPRDHREVLAVGAGLLERDDLGPLGGEPHEAAVWLLFRWGYGAEPVPGEAVPPAEPGSRAFPVGGVYIMRGRGAGALVSLGVVGLGGYGGHRHNDTLSFEWWAGGRRILVDPGTYTYSADPRWRNWFRSSAAHNTVTVDGEEINVLDPEALFALGRDADPRALAWEDTEAMSRLDAEHVGYRRLPAPVTHRRRLELDKRTGTVSVRDRLTGPGRHHVAWSFHFDVGLAVRAEADGTVRVAGPEGLTAWLVPEPGHGLEVELRSGWVSPRYGVKEPAPVAIYTAADAPLPLERRFQLAAGTRGPSESGR
- a CDS encoding glycosyltransferase family 39 protein, encoding MPPPKRAWDPRQATSLLPLLGLAAILTLGLYLRLELAGEYRDLELDPDVVMFRQIAHEMRGPLDSRHIGPPYIWLIKGVTWVWGNAPDVVRRLSVGASILVVGITYVLGAALYGRGVGLVAAGLLAVNRELVFQSVRGLREEVSTALLLGLLVTLFAVPRAKGVSRWVTAGLLGGGLALIRFTGVLPAVALLADRALVDITAERRGWRATVARAAAGGLVGLGLVTPYLAYSAREFGDPFYSVNVHAKSHRNMEFAGRPGFPSREAIVQNVFTGSDVTAFEYVFGLHTPREVARRYGDGALWVWRFWSSRLGSLVTVAAALGLVRLALGRGHVLLVAVATATFPFLFGLTVMPDEGRFIIPTFPLLALSAAWVLVRSASRAREWLGARLVRLGAASPGRTVAAAIPGVALAVVLGLYGYQELWPPEDAYNEAIRRLAVHVKERAPGLSSERPYRIAVCSKIVSSDYFFPGNFALIENAREADFVLAARGACSGRIPGPVVVRVRRLGVSLVRVKEVSGRP
- a CDS encoding glycosyltransferase — protein: MISCKRSNGGSALSLTSSDLMDRTVRVARDSTVPHFARLVIEAGALAKPVVASGLGGPAELVKDGATGLLVPPVDAGALAEAVLALIREPARTRAMGEAGYTHAGLSRHRGTAAPPRTRPDRPGEAWRDALFWPGGPRNTLEVREPGRGPARRAFEGRGLPDRGAAPLACLWRRCDRPISRGPRAPTPPGCLLPSGRGTRVRRHRSCRCSAWQRS
- a CDS encoding type II toxin-antitoxin system PemK/MazF family toxin; this encodes MQIKRGFLYVVDFNPRVKTKPGKLRPALVLQSDFVNEAGYPSTVVVPTTSRLVEDPGILRLRIPTGHGGLARESDLLLGQMIAVANESFRHEIGLLQHDLMQEVERRVRVILDL
- a CDS encoding glycosyltransferase family 4 protein, with translation YDAAQLMPSPAVRVIHNFVDFAHFDRALSGDPVRRELGIAKDAPLVGMVGGLRDVKGTPVFLAAAARVRQSAPTARFLVVGVAPEDRPALDAAARAEGLGADTLCATGVREDIPAVLAALDVLVFPSTVPHFARPVIEAGAMAKPVIASELGGPAELVKDGATGLLVPPRDPAALAEGVLALIREPARARAMGEAGYAHAREHFDARTQVARTVAVYRELVPG